From Miscanthus floridulus cultivar M001 chromosome 15, ASM1932011v1, whole genome shotgun sequence, the proteins below share one genomic window:
- the LOC136506647 gene encoding uncharacterized protein gives MGNCLVIQDRKEIIKIMSVDGSSEVLRVPSPSRLMKVHDDSLGEPQPLPAASVLPVNAPAGTVRVKLVISKRELKKMLDKEGVSLDDVVSLMLKEASDSEQEEGYCCGGWRPALESIPESSDL, from the coding sequence ATGGGGAACTGCCTGGTGATTCAGGACAGGAAGGAGATCATCAAGATCATGAGCGTGGATGGCAGCAGCGAAGTCCTCAGGGTGCCATCCCCGAGCAGATTGATGAAGGTCCATGACGACTCCCTCGGCGAGCCCCAGCCCCTGCCAGCGGCGAGCGTTCTTCCGGTGAACGCACCGGCGGGCACGGTCAGGGTGAAGCTGGTGATCAGCAAGCGGGAGCTCAAGAAGATGCTCGACAAGGAGGGCGTCTCGCTGGACGACGTGGTGTCTCTCATGCTCAAAGAAGCAAGTGATTCTGAACAGGAGGAGGGATACTGCTGTGGGGGGTGGCGGCCTGCGCTGGAGAGCATACCAGAGAGCAGTGATCTATAG
- the LOC136508722 gene encoding transcription factor TGAL4-like isoform X2: MGETNSSSHSRQDPCALGYGFHGAIANSTPANFFDQEGAAYFGELEEAFMHQVASLTRTQQTATTSTAHHGDIKPFPTAATVTAATATARPPPTLDIFPAWPVRSLHTPKEGSNVTADSTDDSESSSKNNSNHSSDQHGAAADMQSQFDQVSQQQQLQHKNMATSSTPRTGKTPDPKTIRRLAQNREAARKSRLRKKAYIQQLESSKLKLAQIEQDMQRARSQGIFLGGAPGANTSSGATMFDVEYARWLDDHGRRMAELHGALHAHLPDGDLRAIVGDTLTHHDELFQLKAPAAKSDVLHLITGAWTTPAERCFLWMGGFRPSDLVKTLLPQLDPLTEQQLVGICNLQQSSQQAEEALSQGLDQLHQSLADTMAGGSLIDDTNMSFMGQMALALGKLSNLEGFVIQADNLRQQTLHQMNRILTVRQAARCFLAIGEYHNRLRALSSLWVSRPREILVADEGNCGEIGIAAQASQSQFSSF, from the exons ATGGGAGAGACTAATAGTTCTAGCCATTCAAGGCAGGATCCTTGTGCTCTTGGCTATGGCTTCCATGGTGCCATCGCCAATTCTACTCCTGCAAACTTCTT TGACCAAGAAGGAGCTGCTTATTTTGGAGAGCTGGAAGAGGCTTTCATGCATCAGGTTGCCTCACTCacaagaactcaacaaactgcaACCACCTCCACAGCTCATCATGGAGACATCAAGC CCTTTCCCACTGCTGCTACTGTCACAGCTGCAACGGCTACAGCTAGGCCACCTCCTACACTGGACATCTTCCCAGCTTGGCCTGTGAGGTCTCTTCACACACCCAAG GAGGGCTCAAATGTGACAGCAGACAGCACAGACGACTCGGAGAGCagcagcaagaacaacagcaaccACTCCTCAGATCAGCACGGAGCAGCAGCAGACATGCAAAGCCAGTTTGATCAAGTttcacagcagcagcagcttcagCACAAG AACATGGCTACTAGTTCCACTCCAAGGACTGGCAAGACTCCTGATCCAAAG ACAATCAGAAGGCTTGCGCAGAACCGAGAAGCTGCACGCAAAAGCCGGCTGCGAAAGAAG GCTTACATTCAGCAGCTTGAGAGCAGCAAACTGAAGCTTGCTCAGATAGAACAGGACATGCAGAGAGCACGTTCCCAG ggtatcTTTCTTGGAGGAGCTCCAGGTGCAAACACCAGCTCAG GCGCCACAATGTTCGACGTGGAGTACGCCCGTTGGCTGGATGACCATGGCCGGCGCATGGCCGAGCTGCATGGAGCTCTGCATGCGCACTTGCCCGACGGTGACCTCAGAGCCATCGTGGGTGACACCCTGACTCACCACGATGAGCTGTTCCAGCTGAAGGCGCCGGCAGCAAAGTCTGACGTGTTGCACCTCATCACCGGGGCGTGGACAACCCCTGCCGAGCGATGCTTCCTCTGGATGGGTGGATTCAGGCCATCAGATCTGGTCAAG ACGCTGCTACCCCAGCTAGATCCCTTGACTGAGCAGCAACTGGTAGGCATATGCAACCTTCAACAGTCATCACAGCAGGCAGAGGAAGCTCTCTCCCAGGGCCTGGACCAGCTGCATCAGTCACTAGCTGACACCATGGCCGGTGGATCTCTGATTGACGACACCAACATGAGCTTCATGGGTCAAATGGCCCTTGCCCTTGGCAAGCTGTCCAACCTTGAAGGTTTTGTGATACAG GCTGATAACTTGAGGCAGCAAACTCTTCATCAGATGAACCGGATTCTGACAGTTCGGCAGGCAGCTCGATGTTTCTTGGCCATTGGCGAGTACCACAACCGCCTCCGTGCCTTAAGCTCCCTCTGGGTTTCTCGGCCTCGAGA GATACTGGTTGCAGATGAAGGCAATTGTGGGGAGATAGGCATTGCGGCACAAGCATCCCAAAGCCAATTTTCATCCTTCTGA
- the LOC136508722 gene encoding transcription factor TGAL4-like isoform X1 yields the protein MGETNSSSHSRQDPCALGYGFHGAIANSTPANFFDQEGAAYFGELEEAFMHQVASLTRTQQTATTSTAHHGDIKPFPTAATVTAATATARPPPTLDIFPAWPVRSLHTPKEGSNVTADSTDDSESSSKNNSNHSSDQHGAAADMQSQFDQVSQQQQLQHKNMATSSTPRTGKTPDPKTIRRLAQNREAARKSRLRKKAYIQQLESSKLKLAQIEQDMQRARSQGIFLGGAPGANTSSVHLPHHQCPGATMFDVEYARWLDDHGRRMAELHGALHAHLPDGDLRAIVGDTLTHHDELFQLKAPAAKSDVLHLITGAWTTPAERCFLWMGGFRPSDLVKTLLPQLDPLTEQQLVGICNLQQSSQQAEEALSQGLDQLHQSLADTMAGGSLIDDTNMSFMGQMALALGKLSNLEGFVIQADNLRQQTLHQMNRILTVRQAARCFLAIGEYHNRLRALSSLWVSRPREILVADEGNCGEIGIAAQASQSQFSSF from the exons ATGGGAGAGACTAATAGTTCTAGCCATTCAAGGCAGGATCCTTGTGCTCTTGGCTATGGCTTCCATGGTGCCATCGCCAATTCTACTCCTGCAAACTTCTT TGACCAAGAAGGAGCTGCTTATTTTGGAGAGCTGGAAGAGGCTTTCATGCATCAGGTTGCCTCACTCacaagaactcaacaaactgcaACCACCTCCACAGCTCATCATGGAGACATCAAGC CCTTTCCCACTGCTGCTACTGTCACAGCTGCAACGGCTACAGCTAGGCCACCTCCTACACTGGACATCTTCCCAGCTTGGCCTGTGAGGTCTCTTCACACACCCAAG GAGGGCTCAAATGTGACAGCAGACAGCACAGACGACTCGGAGAGCagcagcaagaacaacagcaaccACTCCTCAGATCAGCACGGAGCAGCAGCAGACATGCAAAGCCAGTTTGATCAAGTttcacagcagcagcagcttcagCACAAG AACATGGCTACTAGTTCCACTCCAAGGACTGGCAAGACTCCTGATCCAAAG ACAATCAGAAGGCTTGCGCAGAACCGAGAAGCTGCACGCAAAAGCCGGCTGCGAAAGAAG GCTTACATTCAGCAGCTTGAGAGCAGCAAACTGAAGCTTGCTCAGATAGAACAGGACATGCAGAGAGCACGTTCCCAG ggtatcTTTCTTGGAGGAGCTCCAGGTGCAAACACCAGCTCAG TCCACTTGCCTCACCATCAATGTCCAGGCGCCACAATGTTCGACGTGGAGTACGCCCGTTGGCTGGATGACCATGGCCGGCGCATGGCCGAGCTGCATGGAGCTCTGCATGCGCACTTGCCCGACGGTGACCTCAGAGCCATCGTGGGTGACACCCTGACTCACCACGATGAGCTGTTCCAGCTGAAGGCGCCGGCAGCAAAGTCTGACGTGTTGCACCTCATCACCGGGGCGTGGACAACCCCTGCCGAGCGATGCTTCCTCTGGATGGGTGGATTCAGGCCATCAGATCTGGTCAAG ACGCTGCTACCCCAGCTAGATCCCTTGACTGAGCAGCAACTGGTAGGCATATGCAACCTTCAACAGTCATCACAGCAGGCAGAGGAAGCTCTCTCCCAGGGCCTGGACCAGCTGCATCAGTCACTAGCTGACACCATGGCCGGTGGATCTCTGATTGACGACACCAACATGAGCTTCATGGGTCAAATGGCCCTTGCCCTTGGCAAGCTGTCCAACCTTGAAGGTTTTGTGATACAG GCTGATAACTTGAGGCAGCAAACTCTTCATCAGATGAACCGGATTCTGACAGTTCGGCAGGCAGCTCGATGTTTCTTGGCCATTGGCGAGTACCACAACCGCCTCCGTGCCTTAAGCTCCCTCTGGGTTTCTCGGCCTCGAGA GATACTGGTTGCAGATGAAGGCAATTGTGGGGAGATAGGCATTGCGGCACAAGCATCCCAAAGCCAATTTTCATCCTTCTGA
- the LOC136508725 gene encoding pentatricopeptide repeat-containing protein At1g22960, mitochondrial-like, which produces MLFNIPHCKSQAPVAAAAAAAAVAAVSSIRFSSSSLPALVQLPPPLHEENPFAALLASDPPPPEPLRQVLATGDVHSALRGLPGLARQLFRWAETTPCGFPRSASAFAAVLVPLARANHIRAAYPVSLRALHLGLLLPLVSLLLSAPLSPAPRSLLSLLLRLSTKYSKECKARDATPDTCSTLCLSAFREMASHGVAPDVKDCNRVLRVLRDAARWDDICAVHVEMLQLGIEPSIVTYNTLLDSFLKEGRKDKVDMLLKEMETRGSGCLPNDVTYNVVITGLARKGDLEEAAELVERMRLSKKASSFTYNPLITGLLARGFVKKVDDLQLEMENEGIMPTVVTYNAMIHGLLQSGQIEATQAKFVEMRAMGLLPDVITYNSLLNGYCKAGSLKEALLLYRDLRRAGLAPTVLTYNILIDGYCRLGDLEEARRLKEEMVEQGCLPDVCTYTILMKGSHNARSLAMAREFFDEMLSKGLQPDCFAYNTRICAELTLGAISKAFQLREVMMLEGISSDTVTYNILIDGLCKTGNLKDAKELQMKMVSNGLQPDCITYTCLIHAHCERGLLREARKFFKDMISDGLAPSAVTYTVFIHAYCRRGNLYSAYGWFRKMLVEGVEPNEITYNVLIHALCRTGRTQLAYRHFHEMLERGLVPNKYTYTLLIDGNCKEGNWEYVMRFYFEMHQNSIHPDYLTHKALFNGFDEGHMHHAIEYLENVVLGE; this is translated from the coding sequence ATGCTATTCAACATCCCACACTGCAAATCACAAGCTcctgtagccgccgccgccgccgccgccgccgtagcaGCTGTTTCCAGcatccgcttctcctcctcctccctgccgGCGCTGGTTCAGCTGCCTCCGCCCCTGCACGAGGAGAACCCGTTCGCCGCGCTCCTAGCCTCTGACCCCCCACCGCCGGAGCCTCTCCGCCAGGTGCTCGCCACGGGCGACGTCCACTCCGCGCTCCGCGGCCTCCCGGGCCTCGCGCGCCAGTTGTTCCGGTGGGCGGAGACCACCCCGTGTGGCTTCCCCCGCTCCGCCTCCGCGTTCGCCGCCGTCCTCGTCCCGCTCGCCCGAGCCAACCACATCCGGGCTGCCTACCCTGTCTCCCTCCGCGCCCTGcacctcggcctcctcctccccctcgtgTCCCTCCTCCTATCGGCTCCCCTCTCTCCCGCCCCACGGTCACTATTGAGCCTCCTCTTACGCTTGTCCACCAAGTACTCAAAGGAATGCAAAGCCCGCGACGCCACGCCCGACACCTGTTCGACGCTGTGCCTGTCCGCCTTCCGCGAGATGGCAAGCCACGGCGTGGCCCCTGACGTTAAAGACTGCAACCGTGTGCTCCGTGTATTGCGTGATGCAGCCAGGTGGGACGACATTTGTGCTGTGCATGTGGAGATGCTCCAGCTCGGGATTGAGCCGAGTATTGTCACATACAATACTTTGCTGGATTCTTTCTTGAAGGAGGGAAGGAAGGACAAGGTTGACATGCTACTGAAGGAGATGGAGACCCGGGGGAGTGGTTGCTTGCCGAACGATGTCACGTACAATGTGGTGATTACTGGGTTGGCTAGGAAAGGTGACCTTGAGGAGGCAGCGGAGCTGGTTGAGCGAATGCGTCTGTCCAAGAAGGCTTCATCCTTCACTTATAATCCACTTATCACTGGGTTGCTTGCAAGGGGCTTTGTCAAAAAGGTTGATGATTTGCAGCTGGAGATGGAGAATGAGGGCATTATGCCTACAGTAGTGACGTACAATGCAATGATCCATGGGCTGCTTCAAAGTGGGCAGATAGAGGCTACACAggcaaagtttgtggaaatgaggGCGATGGGCTTGCTACCAGATGTGATCACCTACAATTCTTTGCTAAATGGGTATTGCAAGGCAGGTAGCTTGAAAGAGGCTCTTTTGTTGTATCGCGATTTGAGGCGTGCAGGGTTAGCACCAACAGTTTTGACATATAACATTCTTATCGATGGTTATTGTAGATTAGGTGATTTAGAGGAAGCCAGGAGATTGAAAGAGGAAATGGTAGAACAGGGTTGTTTGCCTGATGTTTGTACATATACAATTCTCATGAAGGGCTCGCATAATGCGCGTAGCCTTGCTATGGCAAGAGAATTCTTTGATGAGATGCTGAGCAAAGGTTTGCAGCCAGATTGCTTTGCCTATAATACAAGGATTTGTGCGGAGCTAACCCTAGGGGCTATTTCCAAAGCTTTCCAGTTGAGAGAGGTGATGATGTTGGAAGGCATATCTTCTGATACAGTGACATACAATATCCTTATTGATGGACTGTGCAAGACTGGTAACCTGAAAGATGCCAAAGAGCTGCAGATGAAGATGGTCAGTAATGGTTTACAGCCTGATTGTATCACATACACCTGCTTGATTCATGCGCACTGTGAAAGGGGACTCCTAAGAGAAGCAAGAAAATTTTTTAAGGACATGATCTCAGATGGTTTGGCACCCTCAGCTGTGACCTACACTGTTTTTATTCATGCATATTGTAGAAGAGGAAACCTTTATTCAGCGTATGGTTGGTTTCGAAAGATGCTGGTGGAAGGAGTTGAACCTAATGAGATAACATATAATGTCCTCATACATGCATTATGCAGGACGGGCAGAACTCAACTGGCTTATCGTCATTTTCATGAGATGCTAGAAAGGGGATTGGTGCCAAACAAATACACATATACTTTGTTGATAGATGGGAACTGTAAAGAGGGCAACTGGGAATATGTGATGAGATTCTATTTTGAAATGCATCAGAACAGTATTCATCCAGATTATTTAACACATAAGGCCTTGTTCAACGGATTTGATGAAGGTCACATGCACCATGCAATTGAGTACTTGGAGAATGTTGTTTTGGGTGAATAG
- the LOC136508048 gene encoding ACT domain-containing protein ACR12-like, translating into MALAASHHGLLPVAPAATLTPTPSVGHLRFRAARPLPRPARRICCQSINSANAMGASSTTSDEAVPVPVVQIDQDSDRDATIVQLSFGDRLGALLDTMKALKDLGLDVTKGSVTTDSAVTQTKFHIMRSGRKVEDPDMLERIRLTIINNLLQYHPESSEKLAMGEFFGIKPPEKKVVVDIGTRIVVEDDGPKRSMLYIETADRPGLLLEIIKIIADTNIDVESAEIDTEGLVAKDKFHVSYGGAKLNSSLSQALINCLRYYLRRPETDEDSY; encoded by the exons ATGGCGCTCGCCGCCTCCCACCACGGCCTCCTgcccgtcgcccccgccgccaccctTACCCCCACCCCGTCGGTGGGGCACCTGCGCTTCCGCGCCGCACGCCCTCTGCCCCGACCCGCCCGAAG AATTTGTTGCCAATCTATCAACTCAGCTAATGCGATGGGAGCTTCTTCAACG ACATCTGATGAGGCAGTCCCAGTCCCAGTTGTCCAGATAGATCAAGATTCAGACCGTGATGCAACCATTGTGCAGCTAAGTTTTGGAGATCGTTTGGGGGCACTACTTGATACG ATGAAAGCACTCAAGGACCTTGGCCTTGATGTCACAAAAGGAAGTGTGACAACTGACTCAGCTGTCACACAAACAAAGTTCCACATCATGCGATC TGGACGCAAGGTTGAGGACCCTGACATGTTAGAAAGGATTCGGCTAACCATCATCAACAACCTTCTCCAGTATCATCCT GAATCAAGTGAGAAGTTAGCGATGGGTGAATTTTTTGGGATAAAACCTCCTGAGAAGAAG GTTGTTGTCGATATTGGAACACGTATAGTTGTTGAAGATGATGGACCCAAAAGAAG CATGCTTTACATAGAGACAGCCGATCGGCCTGGCCTACTTCTTGAGATAATCAAGATCATCGCGGACACAAATATTGATGTGGAATCAGCTGAGATTGATACTGAA GGTTTGGTTGCGAAGGACAAGTTCCATGTGAGTTACGGAGGTGCAAAACTAAACAGCTCCTTATCTCAG GCACTGATCAATTGTCTGCGTTATTACCTCCGAAGGCCTGAGACAGATGAAGACAGTTATTGA